From a single Vanacampus margaritifer isolate UIUO_Vmar chromosome 15, RoL_Vmar_1.0, whole genome shotgun sequence genomic region:
- the col4a6 gene encoding uncharacterized protein col4a6 isoform X2, translated as MKLLLCVVAVVVAVRATHAGYNSNEPCSGLDCSSECRCNPEKGSRGRPGPLGEVGQSGPEGFRGSPGPSGPTGEKGHIGLKGPSGPKGDKGPMGVPGFQGNDGVPGHSGQQGGRGPPGLDGCNGTRGEPGYPGFGTGGPGQPGFAGPIGPKGRKGEPRYITDGGVASLPGLPGEDGRPGTVGPNGPVGFAGPPGPEGYPGPPGLPGPPGPMGSRSDGYQGEKGDKGDLGLPGPSGTPGDGSLRSEQTLTIYKGDKGEAGPKGLRGFPGSRGPPSPFGFRGEFGEKGIPGYPGARGPPGFNGPPGLPGQQGYRGTPGFPGQPGYSSSKGDQGEPGLPGPTAFVNGPGTFVRGQPGDPGFNGLPGAPGDQGPPGFPGPPGPPGLGGYGSGGGPARSGFPGTPGPKGEEGSPGIPGYGTEGLPGSPGLPGIPGIPGPPGPRRSSGRPSEPCVIYPEVERPTVSPVVSVPGVPGLPGSPGPPGNQGYKGFRGDPGDCNCIGGGSSGLSGTPGLPGPNGIPGFPGPKGEAGDVGSPGFGSLQGPPGRAGERGFFGRKGEKGASYYSDFGSGVKGELGATGPRGPTGETGTPGRDGSPGFPGAPGLPGDAGYGSYGEKGFPGFPGSKGRPGGPGEPGGGFAGVPGFQGAPGEPGFPGLPGSPGLPGPRGQVLPCTIPGEVGLPGFPGIPGRPGPKGQPGFPGGSGRPGFDGGKGERGDSGFGGQPGPQGFPGPRGDPGVPGVPGQSYDGARGKDGVPGRPGAKGQPGEVLGATGGPPGRDGFPGSPGDKGQPGSPAGSGSPGFDGRTGVPGLKGERGVDGYPGLPGPPGLPGDPTIEVPGPPGIDGSKGLSGSPGFPGRKGERGDPGFPGPAGMKGTPGLPGTPGSPGSRGPPGPPGPGTREGLPGIPGRKGERGFPGGVGFPGLPGRPGSPGFPGGKGFPGGPGRDGLPGGPGYSGQKGERGLPGPPGPAGPPTSVVSARGEPGIPGGSGIPGFTGPRGDKGLPGPPGRQGLPGLPGFAEQSKGLPGDPGFPGQPGFSGGPGPKGEAGILGFPGMTGSRGDDGFPGLAGNPGQPGRPGTKGQPGEFYGYPGSPGFKGQRGEPGFPGGRSNNGLPGDDGFPGSPGFPGVKGAPGEAGGPGIMGSPGYPGPKGQSGFPGRRGSDGTPGLPGGLGGPGSKGLSGAPGLDGLNGLRGPKGLAGTPGSIAGTRQGAPGIPGLKGERGVSYAGAPGFPGLKGERGEPGGPGLPGFPGRPGFPGVSVGSDVPGPLGDPGLPGLDGEFGLPGPPGPPGPPGPGTDQGERGDPGIPGYPGTPGRKGEPGFPGGPGLPSSPGFKGQQGDTGFSGSPGLKGFSGDPGYYGGKGPKGSRGRTGSKGPPGITISRVIPRNERTFGDVGAPGGPGPSGFSGGPGQPGLPGRSGPKGRPGSVGKLGRTGSVGPLGPIGDPGPPGFPGPTGEQGLPGAAGRPGSPGSIGRSISIGYTLVKHSQSVQVPMCPQGMAKLWDGYSLLYVEGQEKAHNQDLGQPGSCLPRFSTIPFLYCSPNEVCYYASRNDKSYWLSTTAPIPMMPVARTQIRPYISRCSVCEAPSQAVAVHSQDLTIPNCPPGWRSLWIGYSFLMHTAAGAEGGGQSLVSPGSCLEDFRATPFIECNGAKGTCHYFANKYSFWLTTVDPNREFFYSTAQETLKGGQERSRVSRCQVCSKVL; from the exons GGGTACAATTCCAACGAGCCGTGTTCCGGTTTAGACTGCAGCAGTGAATGCAGGTGCAACCCGGAAAAAGGATCGAGG GGTCGTCCCGGGCCTCTAGGTGAGGTTGGTCAGAGTGGGCCAGAGGGTTTCCGTGGAAGCCCGGGGCCTTCAGGGCCCACAGGAGAGAAGGGCCATATTGGCTTGAAAGGACCATCCGGCCCGAAAGGAGACAAA GGACCAATGGGAGTACCAGGATTTCAAGGAAATGATGGCGTACCT GGTCACAGTGGTCAGCAGGGTGGCAGAGGACCACCAGGACTGGACGGCTGTAATGGGACCAGAGGGGAGCCCGGATATCCTGGTTTTGGCACCGGAGGGCCCGGGCAACCTGGATTTGCA GGACCTATCGGGCCAAAGGGTCGGAAAGGAGAACCTCGATACATCACTGATGGCGGCGTCGCT aGCTTACCTGGCCTTCCAGGAGAAGACGGTCGACct GGCACCGTAGGTCCCAATGGTCCAGTTGGTTTCGCTGGTCCACCAGGGCCGGAGGGATATCCC GGCCCGCCCGGTCTTCCCGGTCCACCAGGGCCGATG GGGAGTCGTAGTGACGGATATCAAGGCGAGAAAGGAGACAAG GGTGATTTGGGGCTACCGGGACCGAGTGGCACGCCAGGTGACGGGTCTCTAAGAAGCGAGCAGACCCTCACGATCTATAAAGGAGATAAG GGTGAAGCTGGACCGAAGGGCCTCCGTGGATTCCCCGGCAGCCGTGGCCCACCT AGCCCTTTTGGCTTCCGTGGGGAATTTGGAGAGAAAGGGATACCTGGCTACCCTGGGGCCAGA GGTCCTCCGGGATTTAACGGTCCTCCTGGCCTACCAGGACAACAG GGATACAGAGGAACTCCAGGATTTCCCGGACAACCAGGATACAGCAGTTCTAAG GGAGACCAGGGAGAACCGGGACTCCCGGGACCAACTGCTTTTGTCAACGGTCCAGGCACTTTTGTTCGAG GACAACCAGGTGACCCGGGCTTTAATGGACTTCCAGGTGCACCCGGTGACCAAGGACCTCCTGGGTTTCCAGGCCCGCCGGGCCCACCAGGACTTGGAGGTTACGGTTCAG GAGGTGGTCCCGCCAGATCGGGTTTCCCAGGGACCCCGGGACCAAAGGGAGAGGAAGGTAGCCCTGGCATACCCGGCTATGGCACTGAAGGACTTCCAGGCTCACCCGGACTTCCAGGGATCCCAGGGATCCCAGGACCTCCTGGACCTCGGCGCTCCTCCG GCCGACCCAGTGAGCCCTGCGTCATCTATCCTGAGGTGGAAAGGCCCACTG TCTCACCTGTTGTCAGCGTTCCGGGGGTCCCGGGGCTGCCTGGTTCTCCAGGACCGCCGGGTAACCAAGGATATAAAGGCTTCAGAG GGGATCCCGGTGACTGCAACTGTATCGGAGGCGGCTCCTCTGGGCTGTCCGGGACTCCTGGACTTCCGGGCCCCAACGGCATCCCCGGCTTCCCTGGACCAAAGGGTGAGGCTGGTGACGTGGGCTCACCTGGATTTGGCAGCCTTCAGGGACCTCCT GGTCGTGCTGGCGAACGTGGTTTCTTTGGCCGTAAAGGAGAAAAAGGGGCATCTTACTACTCCGACTTTGGTTCTGGAGTGAAGGGAGAGCTCGGAGCAACCGGGCCCAGAGGACCCACTGGAGAAACAGGAACACCAGGCAGGGACGGATCGCCAGGCTTCCCCGGAGCCCCCGGACTCCCA GGGGACGCTGGCTACGGCTCATACGGAGAGAAAGGTTTCCCGGGGTTCCCGGGTAGCAAGGGTCGGCCTGGAGGGCCTGGCGAGCCTGGCGGTGGCTTTGCGGGTGTGCCCGGTTTCCAAGGAGCGCCCGGAGAACCCGGTTTTCCGGGACTGCCGGGGTCGCCAGGTTTGCCTGGACCAAGAG GCCAAGTGCTTCCCTGCACCATACCCGGCGAAGTCGGGCTGCCCGGTTTTCCCGGTATACCTGGACGACcag GTCCGAAAGGTCAGCCGGGCTTTCCGGGAGGCTCTGGACGTCCAGGATTTGATGGTGGCAAAGGAGAGAGAGGAGACTCCGGCTTTGGAGGGCAGCCCGGACCGCAAG GTTTCCCCGGACCCAGAGGGGACCCCGGTGTTCCCGGTGTCCCAGGACAGAGTTATGACGGGGCCAGAGGGAAGGATGGTGTCCCAGGACGCCCCGGAGCCAAAGGCCAGCCTGGAGAAGTCCTGGGAGCCACAGGGGGGCCTCCAGGAAGGGATGGTTTTCCAGGAAGTCCTGGAGACAAGGGCCAGCCCGGGTCACCTGCAGGGTCTGGATCACCCG GATTCGACGGGCGCACGGGTGTTCCCGGGCTTAAGGGGGAGCGTGGAGTCGATGGTTATCCTGGACTTCCTGGTCCTCCTGGACTCCCAGGAGATCCAACCATTGAAGTCCCCGGTCCGCCAGGAATCGATGGCAGCAAGGGCCTAAGCGGCTCACCAG GTTTTCCTGGTCGAAAGGGAGAGAGGGGAGATCCAGGTTTCCCAGGCCCTGCTGGTATGAAGGGCACCCCAGGACTACCCGGAACGCCGGGCTCACCAGGGTCAAGGGGACCCCCTGGGCCTCCAGGACCAGGAACAAGGGAGGGATTACCAGGAATACCAGGAAGGAAGG gcGAACGGGGTTTCCCAGGGGGGGTGGGCTTCCCCGGATTACCAGGACGTCCTGGGAGTCCAGGATTTCCTGGGGGAAAAGGATTTCCTGGGGGGCCTGGAAGGGATGGACTTCCTGGGGGGCCCGGCTATAGTGGCCAGAAAG GTGAGCGAGGGTTACCCGGTCCCCCAGGCCCAGCTGGCCCTCCGACTTCAGTGGTGTCGGCCCGAGGAGAGCCCGGAATCCCTGGAGGCAGCGGCATTCCCGGCTTCACCGGACCCCGAG GTGACAAAGGTCTTCCTGGCCCGCCGGGTCGTCAGGGTCTGCCTGGACTTCCAGGTTTTGCTGAACAGAGTAAAGGGTTGCCGGGAGATCCCGGTTTCCCCGGGCAGCCCGGATTTTCGGGCGGCCCGGGTCCTAAGGGTGAAGCCGGTATCCTGGGATTTCCTGGCATGACTGGATCAAGG GGAGATGACGgctttcccggtctcgctggcAATCCTGGACAACCTGGTCGTCCTGGTACCAAGG GTCAGCCTGGAGAGTTCTACGGCTATCCTGGCAGTCCGGGCTTTAAAGGCCAGCGTGGAGAGCCCGGTTTTCCAG GTGGGCGTAGCAACAACGGCCTGCCTGGTGATGATGGCTTCCCAGGAAGTCCCGGGTTCCCTGGGGTCAAGGGGGCACCTGGAGAAGCTGGAGGGCCTGGAATCATGG GTTCACCTGGTTACCCGGGTCCAAAAGGTCAGTCTGGCTTCCCCGGAAGAAGAGGGTCTGATGGAACTCCTGGATTGCCAGGAGGCCTTGGAGGTCCCGGATCTAAAG GTCTTTCTGGAGCTCCTGGTTTGGACGGACTTAATGGTCTTCGTGGACCTAAAGGTCTTGCTGGGACGCCTG GGTCAATTGCCGGAACTCGACAGGGCGCCCCTGGTATTCCGGGTTTGAAAGGTGAAAGGGGCGTCTCCTACGCAGGAGCACCAGGTTTCCCGGGATTAAAGGGAGAGAGAGGAGAGCCAG GTGGTCCTGGACTCCCAGGATTTCCAGGTCGACCCGGATTCCCCGGTGTTTCAGTCGGCTCGGATGTCCCTGGGCCACTGGGAGATCCCGGCCTCCCTGGCCTGGATGGAGAGTTCG GTTTGCCGGGGCCTCCAGGCCCTCCTGGGCCACCCGGTCCAGGCACGGACCAGGGAGAAAGAGGTGACCCTGGTATCCCAGGTTACCCTGGAACCCCTGGAAGGAAAGGGGAGCCAGGGTTTCCTGGAGGCCCCGGACTCCCCAGCAGTCCTGGCTTCAAAG GACAACAAGGTGACACCGGATTCAGCGGATCTCCAGGTCTTAAAGGTTTTTCAGGTGACCCTGGCTATTACGGAGGCAAAGGACCCAAGGGTTCCCGAG GTCGTACCGGTTCTAAGGGTCCCCCCGGGATCACAATATCCAGGGTAATTCCACGTAATGAACGAACCTTTGGAGATGTCGGTGCACCAGGTGGCCCTGGACCCAGTGGTTTCTCTGGAGGGCCCGGTCAGCCCGGATTGCCTGGACGTTCAG GTCCAAAGGGACGTCCCGGTTCTGTTGGTAAACTGGGCCGCACTGGTTCTGTTGGTCCACTGGGACCAATTGGTGACCCCGGTCCTCCTGGGTTCCCTGGACCCACTGGAGAACAAG GCCTTCCCGGTGCTGCCGGTCGGCCCGGTAGCCCCGGCTCCATTGGCCGTAGCATCAGCATTGGCTACACTCTGGTGAAGCACAGCCAGAGCGTGCAGGTTCCCATGTGTCCGCAGGGCATGGCCAAGCTGTGGGACGGATACAGCTTGCTTTACGTGGAGGGTCAAGAGAAGGCACACAACCAGGACCTCG GTCAGCCGGGGTCCTGCCTTCCCAGGTTCAGCACCATCCCTTTCCTCTACTGCTCCCCTAACGAGGTGTGCTACTACGCTAGCCGTAACGACAAATCTTACTGGCTGTCCACCACCGCGCCCATTCCCATGATGCCCGTGGCCCGCACTCAGATCCGGCCTTACATCAGCAG GTGTTCTGTCTGCGAGGCGCCATCTCAGGCGGTGGCTGTCCACAGCCAGGACTTGACCATCCCCAACTGCCCTCCAGGCTGGAGGAGTCTCTGGATAGGCTACTCCTTCCTCATG CACACAGCGGCCGGGGCCGAAGGCGGCGGCCAGTCGCTGGTGTCGCCCGGCTCATGCCTGGAGGATTTCCGGGCGACGCCGTTCATTGAGTGCAACGGTGCCAAGGGGACGTGCCATTACTTTGCCAACAAGTACAGCTTCTGGCTGACCACGGTGGATCCCAACCGCGAGTTTTTCTACTCGACGGCGCAGGAGACCTTGAAGGGAGGCCAAGAGCGCTCCAGGGTCAGCCGCTGCCAAGTGTGCAGCAAGGTCTTGTAG